A stretch of the Neptunomonas phycophila genome encodes the following:
- a CDS encoding XrtA/PEP-CTERM system amidotransferase: MCGVVGLFDLNGQTHFDESVVQAMNESQFHRGPDAGGVHLEQGVAFGHRRLAIIDLSGGAQPLFNEDHSVVVTYNGEIYNFEALSQELKDKGHIFRTHSDTEVIVHAWEEWGESCVNRFRGMFVFAIWDRNQQTLFIARDRLGIKPLFYGVLHDGNVAFSSELKALKTLANLPREIEPTAIEDYFTFGYIPEPKTIYQGVYKLRPGHTLTFKVGQPLPEQKEYWDIPFAPLQDISEDEAQQRLLALLSEAVDLRMIAEVPLGAFLSGGVDSSAVVAMMSKLQDKPVNTCAIGFDVKQFDETHYADKVAELFKTNHYKDVVDSDTFTLVDTLATLYDEPYADSSAIPTYKVCELARKRVTVALSGDGGDENFAGYRRYKWHMNEEALRQKIPLSIRKPVFGLLGRLYPKADWAPRVFRAKTTFQSLARSSVEAYLHTVSLLNDEQRDELFSDKLKDWLGDYKSIQVFDEYVKKSPTQDPLSLIQYLDMKTYLVGDILTKVDRASMAHALEVRVPLLDHKFIEWASSLPADMKLKRQEGKYILKKSLEPVLPHDVLYRDKMGFGVPLAKWFRGPLKEKVEASLLGDTIRHSGLFNMAYIERVLSQHQSGMRDHSVVIWTLLMFNAFLMNEMATAH; encoded by the coding sequence ATGTGTGGTGTAGTTGGTCTGTTTGACCTTAATGGGCAAACTCATTTTGATGAGTCCGTTGTTCAAGCCATGAATGAATCCCAGTTTCATCGAGGTCCTGATGCGGGTGGAGTGCACCTTGAGCAGGGAGTGGCGTTTGGGCATCGTCGGTTAGCTATTATTGATCTATCGGGTGGTGCGCAACCACTATTTAACGAAGACCATTCGGTCGTAGTGACCTATAACGGCGAAATATACAATTTTGAAGCCCTATCGCAAGAGTTAAAAGATAAAGGGCATATTTTCCGAACACACTCTGACACAGAAGTGATTGTCCATGCTTGGGAAGAATGGGGCGAGTCATGTGTTAACCGTTTTCGTGGCATGTTTGTGTTTGCAATCTGGGATCGAAACCAACAAACATTATTTATTGCTAGGGATCGTCTCGGGATAAAGCCTCTGTTTTATGGTGTACTGCATGACGGTAATGTGGCCTTTAGTTCAGAGCTTAAAGCGCTAAAGACACTGGCTAACTTGCCCCGTGAAATCGAGCCAACTGCCATCGAAGATTACTTTACCTTTGGTTATATCCCTGAACCTAAGACTATCTATCAAGGCGTTTATAAACTTCGTCCGGGTCATACGTTAACTTTTAAAGTAGGGCAGCCGCTACCTGAGCAAAAAGAATATTGGGATATACCATTTGCTCCCTTACAAGACATTAGCGAAGATGAGGCTCAGCAGCGATTACTAGCTTTGTTGAGCGAAGCGGTAGATTTACGCATGATAGCAGAGGTACCTTTGGGCGCATTTTTATCCGGTGGCGTCGATTCCAGTGCGGTAGTGGCGATGATGTCGAAGCTGCAAGATAAGCCGGTTAATACTTGTGCTATTGGGTTTGATGTTAAGCAATTTGATGAAACCCATTATGCGGATAAAGTCGCTGAGCTTTTCAAAACCAATCATTATAAAGATGTTGTAGACAGCGATACTTTTACACTGGTTGATACATTAGCAACCTTGTATGACGAGCCATATGCTGACAGTTCAGCCATCCCAACCTATAAAGTCTGCGAATTGGCTCGTAAGCGTGTAACCGTTGCTTTATCCGGTGATGGTGGAGATGAGAACTTTGCAGGTTACCGCCGTTATAAATGGCATATGAATGAAGAGGCGTTACGTCAGAAAATACCACTCAGTATCCGTAAGCCTGTATTTGGTCTATTAGGTCGTCTTTATCCAAAGGCCGATTGGGCGCCACGTGTTTTTCGGGCTAAAACAACCTTCCAAAGTTTGGCTCGTTCATCGGTTGAAGCGTATTTGCATACAGTTTCGTTGTTGAATGATGAGCAGCGAGATGAATTGTTCAGTGACAAGCTCAAAGACTGGTTAGGTGATTATAAATCTATTCAGGTGTTTGATGAATACGTCAAAAAATCACCAACACAAGACCCTTTATCGCTTATCCAGTATTTGGATATGAAGACATATTTGGTGGGCGATATTCTCACCAAGGTGGATAGGGCAAGTATGGCTCATGCTCTTGAGGTACGTGTTCCTTTGTTGGATCACAAATTCATTGAGTGGGCTTCTTCACTACCAGCAGATATGAAGCTTAAGCGTCAAGAAGGTAAATATATACTTAAAAAATCTTTAGAGCCTGTGTTGCCGCATGATGTGCTTTATCGCGATAAAATGGGCTTTGGAGTACCGCTTGCCAAGTGGTTTAGAGGACCATTGAAAGAGAAAGTTGAAGCAAGCTTGTTGGGCGATACGATTCGCCATAGCGGGTTATTTAATATGGCTTATATCGAGCGTGTTTTATCGCAACATCAATCTGGTATGCGAGATCATAGCGTTGTTATCTGGACGTTGTTAATGTTCAATGCATTCTTGATGAATGAAATGGCAACTGCCCACTAA
- a CDS encoding glycosyltransferase family 4 protein, translating to MNSLLVLTTLYPNSVKPRHGIFIETRLKKLIGSGLCQADVIAPVPWFPFKLKGFTRYSDFQKIPSFEVHNGVNVYHPRYLVIPKIGMYITPFFLAFAFCKTARKLDKKYNLIDAHYLYPDGVSAALVSAFLKLPFVMSARGTDLNLIPNYTIARKMILWAAKRCKKVITVSSALKTRGEAIGIASDKMVVIRNGVDTSIFNPDQDTSDPWFKMPYKHVLSVGNLTELKGHDLVVRAVAQLPSHALTIVGDGEERSNLESLIGELGVSGRVRIIPPVNQTSLAALYASSDVLVLASSREGWPNVILEALACNTQVLATNVGGVKEIIDNDGHGYLIKSRSTDAIVESLKKVEANHTESMRSYVSEFAWDHVVEKQNRLYQEVAKQL from the coding sequence ATGAACTCTTTACTTGTATTAACGACGCTATATCCTAATTCAGTAAAGCCTCGACATGGAATATTCATTGAAACACGGTTGAAGAAACTTATCGGTTCAGGGCTTTGCCAAGCGGACGTTATAGCTCCCGTTCCATGGTTTCCGTTTAAATTAAAAGGCTTTACTCGTTATTCAGATTTTCAAAAGATCCCATCTTTTGAAGTGCATAATGGCGTCAATGTGTATCATCCGCGTTACCTCGTTATACCCAAAATCGGCATGTATATAACGCCTTTTTTCCTAGCATTCGCTTTTTGTAAGACTGCTCGCAAGCTCGACAAAAAGTATAATCTTATTGATGCTCATTATTTATATCCCGATGGTGTATCAGCGGCACTGGTAAGTGCTTTTTTAAAATTGCCCTTCGTTATGTCAGCGAGAGGAACAGATCTTAACCTAATACCTAATTACACGATTGCTCGAAAAATGATTTTGTGGGCGGCTAAACGTTGCAAAAAAGTGATTACGGTTTCCTCCGCATTGAAGACAAGAGGAGAAGCTATTGGGATAGCGTCAGATAAAATGGTTGTGATCAGGAATGGAGTAGACACATCGATTTTTAATCCAGATCAAGACACTTCAGATCCATGGTTTAAGATGCCGTACAAGCATGTATTAAGCGTGGGTAACCTCACTGAATTGAAAGGACATGATTTAGTAGTGAGAGCTGTTGCTCAACTGCCCAGTCATGCGCTGACAATTGTTGGTGATGGCGAAGAGAGAAGCAACCTTGAGAGTTTGATTGGTGAGCTAGGTGTAAGTGGACGGGTAAGAATAATACCGCCTGTTAACCAAACGTCTTTAGCGGCCTTATATGCCTCTTCGGATGTACTCGTTCTGGCGTCATCGCGAGAGGGGTGGCCCAATGTGATTTTAGAGGCGCTTGCTTGCAATACCCAGGTGCTCGCAACCAATGTGGGCGGAGTCAAAGAGATTATAGATAACGATGGTCATGGCTATTTAATTAAAAGCCGCTCAACAGACGCTATTGTCGAAAGCCTTAAAAAGGTAGAGGCTAATCACACTGAGTCGATGCGTAGTTATGTTTCAGAATTCGCTTGGGATCACGTTGTCGAAAAACAAAATAGACTATACCAAGAAGTGGCAAAACAATTATGA
- a CDS encoding TIGR04063 family PEP-CTERM/XrtA system glycosyltransferase, with protein MKVLHILDHSIPLHSGYTFRTRSILKQQRANGWETAHITSGKQGDVATLKEEVEEFTFYRTPVGSKWYSSLPLLNQLAIINEMADRLSEVIEETRPDILHAHSPALTGAAALKVKKKFNLPLVYECRGFWEDAAVDHGTCKENDLRYKLTRALETHVFKKADAVTTICEGLRADIQARGLPKGKITIIPNAVDIDRFPVIEHKNEQLLNELGLQGKRVLGFIGSFYAYEGLLFLVDAFAEVVKKDPQARLLLVGGGPEDEAIKARVKELALDEVVILTGRVPHTQVNDYYSLVDLFVYPREKMRLTDLVTPLKPLEAMAQGKLVVASDVGGHKELITDGYNGLLYQSGSQASLIAVLEKMLEESDQWANYRANGRKYVETVRNWEASVANYKDVYERLLR; from the coding sequence GTGAAAGTATTACATATTCTGGATCATTCAATCCCATTACACAGTGGGTACACGTTTCGAACACGTTCAATTTTGAAGCAGCAGCGTGCCAATGGGTGGGAGACTGCCCATATCACGTCGGGCAAGCAAGGCGACGTCGCTACATTAAAAGAGGAAGTGGAAGAGTTCACCTTTTACCGCACTCCGGTTGGCAGTAAGTGGTATTCGTCCTTACCCTTGCTCAATCAATTGGCAATTATTAACGAAATGGCTGACCGCTTGTCTGAGGTGATCGAAGAAACACGACCCGATATATTACATGCACACTCCCCTGCATTAACGGGTGCAGCAGCCTTAAAAGTAAAGAAAAAATTTAATCTACCGCTCGTGTATGAATGTCGTGGGTTCTGGGAGGATGCGGCTGTTGATCATGGGACGTGTAAAGAGAACGATCTTCGTTACAAATTGACGCGTGCTTTAGAGACGCATGTCTTTAAAAAAGCAGATGCCGTTACAACTATTTGTGAAGGTTTGCGTGCTGATATACAAGCCCGTGGTTTGCCTAAGGGAAAGATCACTATTATCCCTAACGCTGTGGATATTGACCGTTTTCCCGTTATTGAGCATAAAAATGAGCAGTTATTAAATGAGCTGGGTTTGCAAGGGAAGCGAGTCCTCGGGTTTATCGGTTCTTTCTATGCCTATGAAGGCTTACTTTTCTTAGTGGATGCATTTGCTGAAGTTGTAAAAAAAGACCCCCAAGCACGTTTGTTATTAGTGGGTGGTGGGCCAGAAGATGAGGCTATAAAAGCGCGCGTTAAAGAGCTTGCTTTAGATGAAGTTGTAATATTAACAGGTCGAGTTCCTCACACGCAGGTTAACGATTACTACAGCTTGGTCGACTTGTTCGTTTATCCACGAGAAAAGATGCGCTTAACCGACTTGGTTACCCCGTTGAAGCCACTTGAAGCGATGGCGCAGGGCAAGCTAGTTGTAGCGTCTGATGTTGGCGGCCACAAAGAACTGATTACGGACGGCTATAATGGTCTGCTTTATCAATCGGGTAGCCAGGCGTCACTTATTGCCGTGCTCGAGAAAATGCTAGAAGAAAGCGACCAATGGGCTAACTACCGTGCTAATGGTCGTAAGTATGTTGAAACGGTGCGTAACTGGGAGGCAAGCGTCGCGAATTACAAAGATGTGTATGAGCGCCTATTGCGATGA
- a CDS encoding polysaccharide deacetylase family protein — MRELIEKCLVSSIRLAQPSSRQASLYILIYHSVFEQRDFMRPNEPTRDEFRDQMQLIKKYFNPVSLPKAIDMLANGELPANSIAVTFDDGYMNNFTVAKPVLDGLGIPATFYVSTAFSNGAMMWNDRVIETFRALDSIDLSSIGLGVVHTERADQKRSEAEKVIQRIKHKDYHDREAIVRSIEEQCSRPQSSLMMSPREIKALHDAGYEVAGHTVTHPILSVLDDQAAREEILQGKLALESIIGREVVGFAYPNGRKASDYTDRDVALVTDLGFKYAVTTHWGCNRERTNPYELMRFTPWDRKPLRFLMRLLMTDKYYTAFE, encoded by the coding sequence ATGAGAGAGCTAATAGAAAAGTGTTTAGTGAGTTCAATTCGGCTCGCCCAGCCCTCAAGTAGGCAAGCGTCATTGTATATTTTGATTTATCACAGTGTATTTGAACAACGCGATTTTATGCGGCCTAATGAGCCAACCCGTGATGAATTTAGAGATCAAATGCAGTTGATTAAAAAGTACTTTAATCCTGTATCACTACCCAAAGCGATAGATATGTTAGCAAACGGGGAATTACCTGCTAACTCGATAGCTGTAACTTTTGACGATGGCTATATGAACAATTTCACCGTTGCTAAGCCTGTTTTAGATGGGCTAGGCATCCCCGCTACTTTTTATGTAAGCACTGCTTTTTCTAATGGCGCTATGATGTGGAATGATCGCGTCATTGAAACCTTTAGAGCACTGGATTCTATCGATTTATCCAGTATTGGACTGGGTGTTGTCCATACAGAAAGAGCTGATCAGAAAAGATCGGAAGCGGAGAAGGTGATACAAAGAATCAAGCATAAAGATTATCATGATAGGGAAGCGATTGTGCGTTCAATAGAAGAGCAATGTAGCCGACCCCAATCATCATTGATGATGTCGCCCCGTGAAATTAAGGCACTGCATGATGCGGGTTACGAAGTAGCTGGTCATACTGTGACACACCCTATTTTAAGTGTGTTGGACGATCAGGCAGCCAGAGAAGAGATTTTACAGGGTAAGTTAGCTTTAGAGTCTATTATTGGTCGTGAGGTTGTCGGGTTTGCTTACCCAAATGGAAGAAAAGCATCCGATTATACGGATCGAGATGTAGCTTTAGTGACAGACTTGGGTTTTAAATATGCAGTCACTACACACTGGGGTTGTAACAGAGAAAGAACAAACCCATATGAATTAATGCGCTTTACGCCATGGGATAGAAAGCCTTTACGGTTTTTGATGCGCTTGCTAATGACTGATAAGTATTACACGGCTTTTGAGTAA
- a CDS encoding tetratricopeptide repeat protein, producing the protein MKFHILKSITLISTLAFLSQHAYANKAPWVGYDLSGSPCRGVTPNLGPFDYTKAYLHETELSLVQAAHFNSNVELLIKGAKQKGNMLGDIHYTLKAFPNHHRALNTVINYRMKNGPYSNNKGIKQPECYFLRAINFAPKDDMSMMLYGLYLHKVNKLVDAEEMYKKALKINPNNLQAMYNYGLLALELGNLEQAKGFAKKVYAKGFVLKGLQRRIDNY; encoded by the coding sequence ATGAAATTCCATATTTTAAAATCGATCACGCTTATTTCTACTCTAGCTTTTTTATCTCAACATGCCTATGCCAATAAAGCACCTTGGGTGGGTTATGACTTAAGTGGCAGCCCTTGTCGAGGTGTCACTCCTAATCTAGGACCTTTCGATTATACAAAAGCCTACCTTCACGAGACTGAACTATCGCTCGTTCAAGCAGCCCACTTTAACTCTAACGTAGAGCTATTAATTAAAGGCGCTAAACAAAAAGGCAACATGCTTGGTGACATACACTATACGTTAAAAGCTTTCCCCAACCATCACCGCGCCCTAAATACGGTAATAAACTATCGTATGAAAAATGGTCCATATAGTAATAACAAAGGCATTAAGCAACCTGAGTGCTATTTTCTACGCGCAATCAACTTCGCACCCAAAGATGACATGAGTATGATGTTGTACGGGTTATACTTGCATAAAGTCAATAAACTTGTTGATGCAGAAGAAATGTACAAAAAAGCCCTTAAAATCAATCCAAATAACCTACAAGCTATGTATAACTACGGCTTGCTAGCTTTAGAGCTAGGAAATTTGGAACAGGCTAAAGGCTTCGCTAAAAAGGTTTACGCAAAAGGTTTTGTACTAAAAGGATTACAACGAAGGATTGATAACTACTAA
- a CDS encoding putative O-glycosylation ligase, exosortase A system-associated, with protein MRDIFVTLIVFGSLPFILKRPYVGILMWAWISYMNPHRLTYGFAYTMPFAQVIAIFIVLAFLFNKDKQKIPVDGTVVVWALFLVWMSITTVFAIYPDYALVSYIKVMKIQLLTFFTIIFLTSFKKVEYLIWVIVLSIGYYSIKGGIFTLVTGGGFRVWGPPGTFIYENNSLALATLMVIPLMYYLYSVETKKWLKYGLGSAVFLSLVSALGSQSRGALLAAVAVLGFFWLKTKGKLISGIAILLVAGVGWQVMPQAWHDRMSTISNYQEDRSAMGRINAWTYSINIANDKLLGGGFDSWGKDTFSIYSPQADFVAVAHSIYFNVLADHGWIGLFLFLGILYASWRNLSTVIRLSEPDSRLNLLSRMLQVSFVAYLTGGAFLSLSYFDLPWHLIAITLLLKKELNTPQAVAVNQQQITRQGL; from the coding sequence ATGAGAGACATATTTGTTACATTAATTGTATTCGGTAGTTTGCCATTTATATTGAAAAGACCTTATGTCGGAATTCTGATGTGGGCTTGGATCAGTTATATGAACCCCCATCGGCTAACTTATGGCTTTGCATACACTATGCCGTTTGCACAAGTGATTGCTATCTTTATTGTGCTCGCATTTTTGTTTAATAAGGACAAACAGAAAATCCCTGTTGATGGGACTGTGGTGGTTTGGGCGCTTTTTTTGGTTTGGATGAGCATTACCACAGTGTTCGCTATCTATCCTGATTATGCACTGGTTTCATATATAAAAGTGATGAAAATTCAGTTGCTTACCTTCTTTACTATTATCTTCTTAACGAGTTTTAAGAAAGTAGAATATCTAATTTGGGTTATCGTGCTGTCGATAGGCTATTACAGTATCAAGGGAGGGATTTTTACCTTAGTTACTGGTGGTGGTTTTCGGGTCTGGGGTCCGCCGGGCACCTTTATTTACGAAAATAACAGCTTAGCCCTGGCTACTTTGATGGTTATTCCGCTCATGTACTATCTGTACTCGGTCGAGACCAAAAAATGGTTGAAGTATGGGCTAGGTAGTGCGGTGTTTTTGAGCCTAGTGTCTGCTTTAGGGTCGCAATCCCGTGGCGCATTGTTAGCTGCAGTAGCTGTATTAGGCTTTTTTTGGCTCAAAACGAAAGGGAAATTAATTTCTGGTATCGCCATTCTTTTGGTAGCCGGTGTTGGTTGGCAAGTGATGCCGCAAGCTTGGCATGATCGTATGAGTACTATCAGTAATTATCAAGAAGATAGATCTGCGATGGGGCGAATTAATGCGTGGACATACAGTATTAATATTGCCAATGATAAGTTGCTTGGAGGCGGGTTTGACTCCTGGGGGAAGGACACATTTAGTATCTATTCACCACAGGCTGACTTTGTTGCTGTTGCTCACAGCATTTATTTTAATGTGCTAGCAGATCATGGGTGGATTGGCTTATTTCTCTTTTTAGGTATTTTGTACGCGTCATGGAGAAACTTATCCACCGTCATTCGCTTAAGTGAGCCTGACAGTCGATTAAATTTATTGTCACGTATGCTTCAAGTCAGCTTCGTTGCCTACTTGACGGGTGGCGCTTTCTTGAGTTTATCCTACTTTGATTTACCGTGGCATTTGATTGCTATTACTTTGTTGCTTAAAAAAGAGCTTAACACTCCGCAAGCTGTAGCTGTTAATCAGCAACAAATAACTAGGCAGGGGCTATGA
- a CDS encoding GNAT family N-acetyltransferase has product MKDLGWNIEPVSNLAKFSEDWNRLNSVHGGFILLDHLFFSEAVSHLAENPLQLAICYQGEHVVCITIVEKVRFGISRTFQPSQSPLGAWIQDPTIPTQLLIKSLAKKLHWWPLGFSITQQDPKLECLNLTQSQECNTLPYIETGSLQSTENFDTFWESRGKNLRQNTNKAVNRLNKESGTLLLKVITDPDDIDEAIEEYGKLESSGWKSGTNTAITPDNDQGRFYKSLFRKLAHNKQTIIFQLFLGDTIIASDLTVLSNQSIIILKTTYDENYKRFSPATVLRKFQFEKIFNDPQIGQIEFYGKMMDWHYRWTNDTREMFHLNWLSKTGKAIKSIREKIK; this is encoded by the coding sequence ATGAAAGATTTAGGATGGAACATCGAGCCAGTTAGCAATCTGGCAAAATTTTCTGAAGACTGGAATCGCCTCAATAGTGTACATGGAGGCTTCATCTTACTTGATCATCTTTTCTTCAGTGAAGCCGTATCGCATCTTGCAGAAAACCCATTACAACTGGCCATATGCTACCAAGGCGAACATGTCGTGTGCATCACGATTGTGGAAAAAGTCCGTTTTGGAATCAGCCGAACATTTCAGCCTTCGCAGTCGCCGTTAGGGGCATGGATACAAGACCCGACAATTCCTACGCAACTCTTAATAAAGTCGCTTGCAAAAAAACTACATTGGTGGCCATTGGGGTTTAGTATCACACAACAAGACCCTAAACTAGAATGTTTAAATCTAACTCAATCACAAGAATGCAACACACTCCCCTACATAGAAACAGGCTCGCTACAATCCACAGAAAATTTCGATACTTTTTGGGAATCACGCGGGAAAAATCTACGTCAAAATACCAATAAAGCGGTCAACCGGTTAAATAAAGAAAGTGGTACACTACTCTTAAAAGTCATCACAGACCCTGATGATATTGATGAAGCGATAGAAGAGTACGGAAAATTAGAAAGTTCAGGCTGGAAATCTGGCACTAATACAGCAATAACGCCGGATAACGATCAAGGAAGATTCTATAAAAGCTTATTTAGAAAATTGGCTCATAATAAGCAGACCATCATATTTCAGCTATTTCTAGGCGACACCATAATTGCTTCAGACCTAACAGTATTAAGCAACCAATCAATCATTATTCTTAAAACTACTTACGATGAAAACTATAAACGTTTCTCGCCAGCTACTGTCTTAAGAAAGTTCCAGTTTGAAAAAATATTTAACGACCCTCAGATAGGCCAAATAGAATTTTATGGAAAAATGATGGACTGGCATTATCGATGGACAAACGATACCCGAGAAATGTTCCATCTGAACTGGTTATCTAAAACCGGAAAAGCAATAAAGAGTATAAGAGAAAAAATCAAATGA
- a CDS encoding oligosaccharide flippase family protein, which translates to MDSVKKSLLFSFSQKYSEILVGFVSTLILARLLTPEEVGIYSVIATITVVAHMVRDFGVSNYIVQERELTDEKVVSAFLVTFFWSYTIGLSLFCFSMPIANFFERSELQSVVLVSSLGFAFIPFGSVSLNLLRKDMQFKKLFFINVSSVVISSILSITLAYLGFSYMSLAWGSLSGIVTIVVLSSFFRQRVKIAIPRWSVITSVFSFGTKSSYISVISMFVNQLPEILIAKFHGMINVGLYSRANGLIKIFNMGVLQGIFPVLLPHLVNKLKSGSDIKEDFLQTIEFITTLAWPFFLFLSFFSTEIIQFLFGEQWVGASPILNFLCVAAAAAAVYSFNSQVLISKGLINLDVKTQTISQVFSASFLLLGAFWGFKFILMALILSRFFTLSLSFHYCLKALGIKVSELLVVLTKPVIVTGVCFLCIEMLSAAMAVALTGLVYLLACSAVYTLVWLASIYTVRSKLFDIICGLLPFKRL; encoded by the coding sequence ATGGATTCAGTTAAAAAATCGTTGCTTTTTTCATTTTCTCAAAAGTACAGTGAAATTCTGGTTGGTTTCGTTTCTACACTCATCCTAGCGCGTTTATTAACACCAGAAGAAGTAGGAATATATTCCGTCATAGCCACCATAACAGTTGTCGCTCATATGGTTAGGGATTTCGGCGTGTCTAACTATATTGTTCAAGAACGTGAATTAACTGATGAAAAGGTCGTTTCGGCTTTCCTTGTTACTTTCTTCTGGTCATATACAATTGGTCTTTCTTTATTTTGTTTTTCAATGCCAATCGCAAACTTCTTTGAACGGTCTGAGCTGCAGTCAGTTGTATTAGTATCTAGTTTGGGTTTTGCTTTTATACCGTTTGGCTCTGTTTCTCTTAATCTATTACGTAAAGATATGCAGTTTAAGAAATTGTTTTTTATTAATGTTTCTTCGGTTGTTATATCGAGTATATTATCTATCACGTTAGCCTATTTAGGCTTTAGTTATATGAGCTTGGCATGGGGTAGTTTGAGTGGAATAGTGACGATCGTTGTCTTAAGTAGCTTTTTTAGGCAGCGTGTTAAAATTGCTATCCCGCGCTGGTCTGTAATCACTAGTGTATTTTCATTCGGTACTAAATCTTCCTACATATCAGTCATCTCTATGTTCGTTAATCAGTTGCCTGAAATTCTTATTGCAAAGTTTCACGGTATGATCAACGTTGGCTTATATAGTCGAGCAAATGGGTTAATTAAAATTTTCAATATGGGGGTGCTTCAGGGGATATTTCCAGTTTTATTACCGCACCTGGTTAATAAGCTTAAATCGGGCAGCGATATCAAAGAAGACTTTTTACAAACTATAGAGTTTATTACAACACTTGCGTGGCCTTTCTTTCTCTTCCTATCATTTTTCTCAACTGAGATTATACAGTTCTTATTTGGAGAACAATGGGTAGGGGCATCCCCTATATTGAACTTCTTATGTGTGGCAGCGGCAGCGGCAGCCGTTTACTCATTTAATTCTCAGGTGCTGATATCGAAAGGGCTAATTAATTTAGATGTGAAGACGCAGACTATTTCACAGGTTTTTTCGGCCTCCTTCTTGTTATTGGGGGCTTTTTGGGGTTTCAAGTTTATATTGATGGCGTTGATACTATCAAGATTCTTTACGTTAAGTCTGTCTTTTCATTACTGTCTTAAAGCGTTGGGTATTAAAGTTTCAGAACTGCTTGTTGTTCTTACCAAGCCCGTAATAGTTACAGGTGTTTGTTTCTTGTGCATAGAAATGCTGAGTGCGGCTATGGCTGTTGCTTTGACCGGTCTGGTGTATTTGTTGGCTTGCTCCGCTGTCTACACTCTTGTTTGGTTGGCTTCTATCTACACAGTAAGGTCAAAATTGTTTGATATCATATGTGGCTTGTTACCTTTTAAGCGTCTTTGA
- a CDS encoding polysaccharide pyruvyl transferase family protein, which yields MKPYYFKSAQGNVGDDINEWIWKELLDNKIDDNSDHLLIGIGTLLNHRIPQASQYTVISSGIGYGNLPPLSQGQWNFVGVRGPITKKTLGIHSDLSLLDGAYLLPQLRRLPVNNGSRIGYIPHVESIILGNWEAVCSHADILLIDPRQSIEDFLTALSHCDFVITEAMHGAIIADAYGIPWVPAKAHDHINERKWQDWSQSVEVDIQFNYLNPVWKDEDYTLGRYLKHTIKRNALIKSCFGKHYTPAPNATSSKQVIATTAAKLKKIAQTAHPQLSSRPLITSKVQRLNDELNKIKDA from the coding sequence ATGAAGCCGTATTACTTTAAATCTGCACAAGGCAATGTAGGTGATGATATCAATGAGTGGATTTGGAAAGAGCTCCTTGATAACAAAATCGACGACAATAGTGACCACTTACTTATTGGCATAGGAACACTACTAAATCACCGGATTCCACAAGCCTCTCAGTATACAGTTATTAGTTCAGGAATCGGCTATGGAAACCTGCCTCCACTCTCCCAAGGCCAGTGGAATTTTGTAGGCGTTAGAGGTCCTATTACTAAAAAAACACTGGGTATTCATTCAGATCTCAGTTTGTTAGATGGTGCCTACCTGCTCCCTCAATTGCGCAGACTACCAGTTAATAATGGTTCTCGCATAGGCTACATTCCACATGTCGAAAGTATAATTCTTGGAAATTGGGAGGCAGTATGCTCCCATGCAGATATATTATTAATAGATCCAAGACAATCAATTGAAGACTTTTTGACCGCATTGTCCCACTGTGATTTTGTAATTACAGAAGCAATGCACGGAGCAATCATAGCGGATGCCTACGGTATACCTTGGGTACCAGCCAAAGCACATGATCATATCAACGAACGAAAATGGCAGGATTGGTCGCAATCAGTAGAAGTAGACATTCAATTTAACTACTTAAACCCTGTCTGGAAGGATGAAGACTATACGCTGGGCCGCTATCTAAAACATACCATCAAACGTAATGCTTTAATAAAAAGCTGCTTCGGTAAACACTATACCCCAGCCCCTAACGCAACGAGCAGTAAGCAAGTCATAGCCACAACCGCCGCTAAACTAAAAAAAATAGCACAAACAGCTCACCCACAGCTGTCCTCCCGTCCGCTAATTACATCCAAAGTACAGCGCCTTAACGACGAGCTCAATAAAATCAAAGACGCTTAA